The Pseudomonas berkeleyensis genome includes a region encoding these proteins:
- a CDS encoding hemerythrin domain-containing protein produces the protein MTIFEALRISHDIQRELAQKLIATRGDSAERHALFSQLKQELAVHSVAEERHFYITLMQQDAGVDLSRHAIAEHHEMDEMIEDLEETDPSSPSWLAQAKALAEKVEHHLKEEERTFFQMAGKLLSDKQKERLAGDYLSAYDEMKQAS, from the coding sequence ATGACGATTTTCGAAGCCTTGCGCATCAGCCACGATATCCAGCGCGAACTGGCGCAGAAACTGATCGCCACCCGTGGTGACAGCGCCGAGCGCCACGCCTTGTTCTCTCAGCTCAAGCAGGAACTGGCCGTGCATTCGGTGGCCGAAGAGCGGCATTTCTACATCACCCTGATGCAGCAGGATGCAGGTGTCGACCTGTCGCGCCATGCCATTGCCGAGCATCACGAGATGGACGAAATGATCGAGGATCTGGAAGAGACCGACCCCAGCAGTCCGAGCTGGCTGGCGCAAGCCAAAGCGCTGGCGGAGAAGGTCGAGCATCATCTCAAGGAAGAGGAGCGCACCTTCTTTCAGATGGCCGGGAAGCTGCTCAGCGACAAGCAGAAAGAGCGCTTGGCCGGTGACTACCTGAGTGCCTACGACGAGATGAAGCAGGCCTCCTGA
- the ureC gene encoding urease subunit alpha, translated as MKISRQAYADMFGPTVGDKVRLADTDLWIEVEKDFTTYGEEVKFGGGKVIRDGMGQGQLCAADVVDTLITNALIIDHWGIVKADVGLKDGRIAAIGKAGNPDIQPDVTIAIGAGTEVIAGEGMILTAGGIDTHIHFICPQQIEEALMSGVTTMIGGGTGPATGTNATTCTSGPWHMARMLQAADAFPMNLGFTGKGNASLPEPLIEQVKAGAIGLKLHEDWGTTPAAIDNCLSVADQYDVQVAIHTDTLNESGFVETTLGAFKGRTIHTYHTEGAGGGHAPDIIKACGFPNVLPSSTNPTRPFTRNTIDEHLDMLMVCHHLDPSIAEDVAFAESRIRRETIAAEDILHDLGAFSMISSDSQAMGRVGEVITRTWQTADKMKKQRGPLPEDVPGNDNFRAKRYIAKYTINPAITHGISHEVGSIEVGKWADLVLWRPAFFGVKPTLILKGGAIAASLMGDANASIPTPQPVHYRPMFASYAGSRHATSITFISQAAFDAGVPQQLGLRKKIGVVKGCREVQKTDLIHNGYLPNIEVDAQNYQVKADGQLLWCEPAEVLPMAQRYFLF; from the coding sequence ATGAAGATCAGCAGACAAGCCTACGCCGACATGTTCGGCCCCACCGTCGGCGACAAGGTGCGCCTGGCCGACACCGACCTGTGGATCGAAGTGGAGAAGGACTTCACCACCTACGGCGAAGAAGTGAAATTCGGCGGCGGCAAAGTGATCCGTGACGGCATGGGCCAAGGCCAACTGTGTGCCGCCGATGTGGTCGACACCCTGATCACCAACGCGCTGATCATCGACCACTGGGGCATCGTCAAGGCCGACGTCGGCCTCAAGGACGGGCGCATCGCCGCCATCGGCAAGGCCGGCAACCCGGATATCCAGCCGGACGTGACCATCGCCATCGGCGCTGGCACCGAGGTGATCGCTGGTGAGGGCATGATCCTCACCGCCGGCGGCATCGACACCCATATCCACTTCATCTGCCCACAGCAGATCGAAGAGGCACTGATGAGCGGCGTCACCACCATGATCGGTGGCGGCACCGGGCCGGCCACCGGCACCAACGCCACCACCTGCACCTCCGGGCCGTGGCACATGGCGCGCATGCTGCAGGCCGCCGACGCCTTCCCGATGAACCTGGGCTTCACCGGCAAGGGCAACGCCTCGCTGCCCGAGCCCTTGATCGAGCAGGTCAAGGCCGGTGCCATCGGCCTCAAGCTGCACGAGGACTGGGGTACCACCCCGGCGGCCATCGACAACTGTCTGAGCGTGGCGGATCAGTACGACGTGCAGGTTGCGATCCACACCGATACGCTGAACGAGTCCGGCTTCGTCGAAACCACCCTCGGCGCGTTCAAAGGCCGCACCATTCATACCTACCACACCGAGGGTGCCGGCGGCGGTCACGCGCCGGACATCATCAAGGCCTGCGGCTTCCCCAACGTGCTGCCGTCCTCGACCAACCCGACGCGCCCGTTCACCCGCAACACCATCGACGAGCACCTGGACATGCTGATGGTCTGCCACCACCTCGACCCGAGCATCGCCGAGGACGTAGCCTTCGCCGAGAGCCGTATTCGCCGCGAGACCATCGCCGCCGAAGACATCCTCCACGACCTCGGCGCGTTTTCCATGATCAGCTCCGACAGCCAGGCCATGGGCCGCGTCGGCGAGGTGATCACGCGCACCTGGCAGACCGCCGACAAGATGAAGAAGCAGCGCGGCCCGCTGCCGGAGGACGTGCCCGGCAACGACAACTTCCGCGCCAAGCGCTACATCGCCAAATACACCATCAACCCGGCGATCACCCACGGCATCAGCCACGAGGTGGGCTCCATCGAAGTGGGCAAGTGGGCCGACCTGGTGCTCTGGCGCCCGGCCTTCTTCGGCGTCAAACCGACGCTGATCCTCAAGGGTGGCGCCATCGCCGCCAGCCTGATGGGCGACGCCAACGCCTCGATTCCAACGCCGCAGCCGGTGCACTACCGACCGATGTTCGCCAGCTACGCCGGCAGCCGCCATGCCACCAGCATCACCTTCATCAGCCAGGCAGCGTTCGACGCTGGCGTGCCGCAGCAGCTCGGCCTGCGGAAGAAAATCGGCGTGGTCAAAGGCTGCCGCGAGGTGCAGAAGACCGACCTGATCCATAACGGCTACCTGCCGAACATCGAGGTCGATGCGCAGAACTACCAGGTCAAGGCCGACGGTCAGTTGCTCTGGTGCGAGCCGGCCGAAGTGCTGCCGATGGCACAGCGTTATTTCCTGTTCTGA
- a CDS encoding urease subunit beta, whose protein sequence is MIPGEYQIADGEIELNAGRRTLTLSVANSGDRPIQVGSHYHFFETNDALLFDRASTRGMRLNIPAGTAVRFEPGQSREVELVDLAGARRVFGFAGRVMGDL, encoded by the coding sequence ATGATTCCCGGCGAATACCAGATTGCCGACGGCGAGATCGAGCTCAATGCCGGTCGCCGTACCCTGACCCTGTCCGTGGCCAACAGCGGCGACCGGCCGATCCAGGTTGGCTCGCACTACCACTTCTTCGAAACCAATGACGCCCTGCTGTTCGACCGCGCCAGCACCCGTGGCATGCGCCTGAATATACCAGCCGGCACCGCCGTGCGTTTCGAGCCGGGGCAGAGCCGTGAGGTCGAGCTGGTCGATCTGGCCGGTGCACGCCGGGTATTCGGCTTCGCTGGCCGGGTCATGGGCGATCTTTGA
- a CDS encoding GNAT family N-acetyltransferase — protein MSYSIADAGEADLPGILAIYNDAVEYTTAIWNETLVDLANRRAWLAERTAAGFPVLVARDAAGLVLGYASYGTWRTIEGFRQTVEHSVYVRADQRGQGLGPALMQALIERARAADLHVMVAAIESENTASIRLHQRLGFVTTGQMPQVGRKFGRWLDLTFMQLILE, from the coding sequence ATGAGTTATTCCATAGCCGACGCAGGCGAAGCCGATCTACCTGGCATCCTCGCCATCTACAACGATGCCGTGGAGTACACCACGGCGATCTGGAACGAGACCCTGGTGGATTTGGCCAACCGCCGCGCCTGGCTGGCCGAGCGCACGGCGGCCGGCTTTCCGGTGCTGGTGGCGCGTGACGCCGCAGGCCTGGTGCTTGGCTATGCCAGCTATGGCACCTGGCGCACCATCGAAGGCTTTCGCCAGACCGTCGAGCATTCGGTCTACGTACGCGCCGACCAGCGCGGCCAGGGCCTCGGCCCGGCGCTGATGCAGGCGCTGATCGAACGCGCCCGTGCCGCCGACCTGCACGTCATGGTCGCCGCCATCGAGTCCGAGAACACCGCCTCGATTCGCCTGCACCAGCGCCTCGGCTTCGTCACCACCGGGCAGATGCCCCAGGTCGGCCGCAAGTTCGGCCGCTGGCTGGATCTGACTTTCATGCAACTGATTCTGGAGTGA
- the ureA gene encoding urease subunit gamma: protein MDLSPREKDKLLIFTAGLVAERRLARGVKLNYPEAMAYISAALLEGARDGQTVAELMHFGTTLLARDQVMEGVPEMIPEIQIEATFPDGSKLVTVHQPIA, encoded by the coding sequence ATGGATTTGTCGCCCCGCGAGAAAGACAAACTGCTGATCTTCACCGCTGGCCTGGTGGCCGAGCGCCGCCTGGCCCGTGGCGTGAAACTGAACTACCCGGAAGCCATGGCCTACATCTCCGCCGCACTGCTCGAAGGCGCCCGTGACGGCCAGACGGTCGCCGAGCTGATGCACTTCGGCACCACCCTGCTGGCCCGTGATCAGGTGATGGAGGGCGTACCGGAGATGATCCCGGAGATCCAGATCGAAGCCACCTTCCCTGACGGCAGCAAGTTGGTGACCGTCCACCAGCCGATTGCATAA
- a CDS encoding urease accessory protein UreD: MNLPAALFTPSWPAELELAYARHGERTTPVQRRHLGPLRVQKHLYAEGPEVCQHIIVHPPGGIAGGDRLDISAHAGENTWVQLTSPGAAKWYRAAGVARQDLRLRVDAGATLEWLPQETIIYAGAQAELHTQIDLHGDARLLYWDIVALGRPAADERFASGHFQAALDVRRNGKLLWHERQRVAGGDGLLDSPIGLNGQPVFATLLVSGEVDSDLLERCRELKIDGVRGDLSQLSGLLVARCLASEALKARAWLIELWRLLRPALLGREAVPPRIWST, translated from the coding sequence ATGAATCTGCCTGCCGCCCTGTTCACGCCAAGCTGGCCCGCCGAGCTGGAGCTGGCCTACGCACGCCACGGCGAACGCACCACTCCAGTGCAAAGGCGTCACCTCGGCCCTCTTAGAGTGCAGAAGCACCTGTATGCCGAAGGGCCGGAAGTCTGCCAGCACATCATCGTTCACCCGCCTGGCGGCATCGCCGGTGGCGACCGCCTGGATATCAGCGCCCACGCCGGCGAAAACACCTGGGTGCAGCTCACCAGCCCCGGAGCAGCCAAGTGGTATCGCGCGGCCGGTGTCGCGCGTCAGGATCTGCGCCTGCGCGTCGACGCCGGCGCCACCCTGGAATGGCTACCGCAGGAAACCATCATCTATGCCGGAGCCCAGGCCGAACTGCATACGCAGATCGATCTGCACGGCGACGCCCGCCTGCTTTACTGGGACATCGTCGCCCTCGGCCGACCCGCTGCCGACGAGCGTTTTGCCAGCGGCCACTTCCAGGCCGCACTGGACGTTCGTCGCAATGGCAAGCTGCTCTGGCACGAGCGCCAGCGCGTGGCCGGCGGTGATGGCCTGCTCGACTCGCCCATCGGTCTGAATGGCCAGCCGGTGTTCGCCACCCTGCTGGTCAGCGGTGAGGTGGACAGCGACCTGCTGGAGCGCTGCCGTGAGCTGAAGATCGACGGTGTGCGCGGTGACCTCAGCCAGCTTTCGGGCCTGCTGGTCGCGCGCTGCCTGGCCAGCGAAGCACTCAAGGCCCGTGCCTGGCTGATCGAACTCTGGCGCCTGCTGCGCCCTGCCCTGCTCGGCCGTGAGGCCGTGCCCCCGCGAATCTGGAGTACCTGA
- a CDS encoding sulfite exporter TauE/SafE family protein codes for MFTFIAFAAGLVRGYSGFGFAMLMALGLMLQLPPAEAVPVALILDVACSVTLWSAALRAAHGRVLGRLLAGMLLAVPLGAWLLLWLPARIMAPLVAVLCLCGGVLVLWRPSVATPVGQGMAWLAGLASGLATTLASAGGPPLMIYLLRSGLDARQLRGTAVLFFLASSGAALIGLGLVGVLSGAQWRLALELALPALAGNLLGQWLHPRWQPLSLRVLVGGLLVLLSLGSLLKAIV; via the coding sequence ATGTTCACCTTTATCGCCTTTGCCGCAGGCCTGGTGCGCGGCTACAGCGGCTTCGGTTTCGCCATGCTGATGGCGCTCGGACTGATGCTGCAGCTGCCGCCAGCCGAGGCGGTGCCGGTGGCGCTGATTCTCGACGTGGCCTGCAGTGTGACGTTGTGGTCGGCGGCGCTACGCGCCGCTCACGGGCGCGTGCTGGGGCGTCTATTGGCCGGCATGCTGCTGGCGGTGCCATTGGGTGCCTGGCTGCTGCTCTGGCTGCCGGCGCGCATCATGGCGCCGCTGGTGGCTGTGCTTTGTTTATGCGGTGGCGTGCTGGTGTTGTGGCGGCCCTCCGTTGCTACGCCGGTGGGCCAGGGTATGGCCTGGTTGGCGGGACTGGCCTCCGGTCTGGCGACTACCCTGGCCTCGGCCGGCGGCCCGCCCTTGATGATCTATCTGCTGCGCAGTGGCCTCGACGCTCGTCAGTTGCGCGGTACGGCGGTGCTGTTCTTCCTGGCCAGCAGTGGCGCTGCGCTGATCGGGCTGGGCCTCGTGGGTGTGCTGAGCGGCGCGCAGTGGCGGCTGGCGCTGGAGCTGGCACTGCCGGCGTTGGCCGGCAACCTGCTCGGCCAGTGGCTGCATCCGCGCTGGCAGCCGTTGTCGCTGCGGGTGCTGGTCGGAGGGTTGCTGGTGCTGTTGTCGCTGGGCAGCCTGCTGAAGGCGATCGTGTAG
- a CDS encoding SDR family NAD(P)-dependent oxidoreductase produces MSKVAFITGATSGFGRATARRFAEAGWALVLSGRRLERLEELKAELQDKVPVHIAALDVRDAAAVKALVDGLQAPFDRIDVLVNNAGLALAPEAAQKVALEDWHTMIDTNVTGLVNVTHAVLPKLLEIGKGTSIINIGSVAGEWPYPGGHVYGASKAFVKQFSFNLRCDLVSTGVRVTDIAPGMAETEFTLVRTKGNQAASDALYGSTTPLTAEDIAEQIFYVATLPDHININRLEIMPSRQAWSPFAIDRD; encoded by the coding sequence ATGAGCAAGGTGGCATTCATCACAGGCGCGACATCCGGCTTCGGCCGCGCCACGGCACGACGCTTCGCCGAGGCCGGCTGGGCCCTGGTGCTCAGCGGTCGCCGCCTGGAGCGCCTGGAAGAGCTGAAGGCCGAACTGCAGGACAAGGTGCCGGTGCACATCGCCGCGCTCGACGTGCGCGATGCGGCAGCGGTGAAGGCGCTGGTCGACGGCCTGCAGGCGCCCTTCGACCGCATCGACGTGCTGGTCAACAACGCCGGCCTGGCGCTGGCCCCGGAGGCCGCGCAGAAGGTTGCCCTGGAAGACTGGCACACCATGATCGACACTAACGTCACCGGCCTGGTCAACGTCACCCACGCGGTACTGCCCAAGCTGCTGGAAATCGGCAAGGGCACCAGCATCATCAACATCGGCTCGGTGGCCGGCGAATGGCCCTACCCGGGCGGCCACGTGTACGGCGCCAGCAAGGCCTTCGTCAAACAGTTCAGCTTCAACCTGCGCTGCGACCTGGTATCCACCGGCGTACGCGTCACCGACATCGCGCCGGGCATGGCCGAAACCGAGTTCACCCTGGTGCGCACCAAGGGCAACCAGGCCGCCTCCGACGCGCTGTACGGCAGCACCACGCCGCTGACCGCCGAGGACATCGCCGAGCAGATCTTCTACGTCGCCACCCTGCCGGATCACATCAACATCAACCGCCTGGAAATCATGCCGAGCCGCCAGGCCTGGTCGCCCTTCGCCATCGACCGCGATTGA
- a CDS encoding amino acid ABC transporter ATP-binding protein produces MPDVPAVQIDNLSKSFDDVEVLRDISLTVNKGEVVSVLGSSGSGKSTLLRCINWLEEPDRGSIHIAGQRIGVDAQGKRMNNRDLAAIRAKTGMVFQSFNLWPHLSVLQNVMEAPMQVKKMRKDEARAIAQTLLEKVGMEQKAEAFPYTLSGGQKQRVAIARALAMSPEVILFDEPTSALDPERVGEVLTVMKNLSSEGYTMIVVTHEMEFARAVSDQVVFLEKGLLIEKSAPEKFFTNPETERVRKFLELSA; encoded by the coding sequence ATGCCTGACGTACCGGCGGTACAGATCGACAATCTGTCCAAGAGCTTCGACGATGTCGAGGTACTGCGCGACATCTCACTGACCGTGAACAAGGGCGAGGTAGTCAGCGTGCTGGGCTCGTCCGGCTCGGGCAAATCCACCCTGCTGCGCTGCATCAACTGGCTTGAAGAGCCGGATCGCGGCAGTATTCACATCGCCGGCCAGCGCATCGGCGTCGACGCCCAGGGCAAGCGCATGAACAACCGCGACCTGGCAGCGATCCGCGCCAAGACCGGCATGGTGTTCCAGAGCTTCAACCTGTGGCCGCACCTGAGCGTGCTGCAGAACGTGATGGAAGCACCGATGCAGGTGAAGAAGATGCGCAAGGACGAAGCCCGCGCCATCGCCCAGACGCTGCTGGAAAAGGTCGGCATGGAACAGAAGGCCGAGGCCTTTCCCTACACCCTCTCCGGTGGGCAGAAGCAGCGCGTGGCAATTGCCCGTGCCCTGGCCATGAGCCCGGAGGTGATCCTGTTCGACGAGCCGACCTCGGCACTCGACCCGGAGCGGGTCGGCGAAGTCCTGACAGTGATGAAGAACCTTTCCAGCGAGGGCTACACCATGATCGTGGTCACCCACGAAATGGAATTCGCCCGCGCGGTATCCGATCAGGTGGTGTTCCTGGAGAAGGGTCTGCTGATCGAAAAATCCGCGCCGGAGAAGTTCTTCACCAACCCGGAAACCGAACGCGTGCGCAAGTTCCTCGAACTGTCCGCATGA
- a CDS encoding amino acid ABC transporter permease, which yields MTEWSIIWEARGAFLNGALNTLILFALSVLAAFAIGCFSVYLLEGRNWLSTLLRGAINLMRMLPFLVLAYLLYYGLPALGIKPSAWGAGLVALAIYHAAYFAEILRGARLVLPLGQVEAAKAHGFRPARLYWRIILPQLVIRTRPLLGNQLIYALKDTAFLTIITVQELTAAANSVQATYFIPSEAFIVVIALYWVISICLELALKWASRFGAKRGFEHA from the coding sequence ATGACCGAATGGAGCATCATCTGGGAGGCGCGCGGCGCCTTCCTCAACGGCGCACTCAACACCCTGATCCTGTTCGCCCTGTCGGTGCTGGCGGCCTTCGCCATCGGCTGCTTCAGCGTCTACCTGCTGGAGGGCCGCAACTGGCTGTCGACCTTGCTGCGCGGGGCGATCAACCTGATGCGCATGCTGCCCTTCCTGGTGCTGGCCTACCTGCTCTACTACGGCCTGCCGGCCCTGGGCATCAAGCCCAGCGCCTGGGGTGCAGGCCTGGTGGCGCTGGCCATCTATCACGCGGCCTACTTCGCCGAGATTCTGCGTGGTGCGCGCCTGGTGCTACCGCTCGGCCAGGTCGAGGCGGCCAAGGCCCATGGCTTTCGCCCCGCTCGCCTGTACTGGCGGATCATCCTGCCGCAACTGGTGATCCGCACCCGTCCGCTGCTCGGCAACCAACTGATCTACGCGCTGAAGGACACCGCCTTTCTCACCATCATCACCGTGCAGGAACTGACCGCCGCGGCCAATTCGGTGCAGGCCACCTACTTCATTCCCAGCGAGGCGTTCATCGTGGTCATCGCCCTGTACTGGGTCATCAGCATCTGCCTGGAACTGGCGCTCAAATGGGCGAGCCGGTTCGGCGCCAAACGAGGTTTCGAACATGCCTGA
- a CDS encoding amino acid ABC transporter permease: MNGQAWLLLLEGAWTTLWISSIAIALGVVIGLGIALLRMARIPFVEQALVLYVSLARATPLVTLVLFIFLSAPTFGLAMDRNTAAILALTLNTAAFNAEVWRTAFIIFSREQKEAALACGMTNGVFFRRIMLPQMITSSLPGLINEMSFLIKSSPAIAVIGIVDLTRVTNRIAAVTYEPLPPILAAALLYMLIIGVLLKVQAIAEKKANRLAM, translated from the coding sequence ATGAACGGACAAGCCTGGTTATTGCTGCTCGAAGGCGCCTGGACGACTCTGTGGATCTCCTCGATCGCCATCGCCCTGGGCGTGGTCATCGGCCTGGGCATCGCGCTCCTGCGTATGGCACGCATTCCCTTCGTGGAGCAGGCGCTGGTGCTCTACGTGAGCCTGGCGCGTGCCACGCCGCTGGTCACCTTGGTGCTGTTCATCTTTCTCTCGGCCCCCACCTTCGGTCTGGCCATGGATCGCAATACGGCGGCGATTCTCGCCCTAACCCTGAATACCGCAGCCTTCAATGCCGAGGTCTGGCGCACGGCGTTCATCATTTTCTCCCGCGAGCAGAAGGAAGCGGCGCTGGCCTGCGGCATGACCAACGGCGTGTTCTTCCGCCGCATCATGTTGCCGCAGATGATCACCAGCAGCCTGCCCGGTCTGATCAACGAGATGTCCTTCCTGATCAAGAGCAGCCCGGCCATCGCGGTGATCGGCATCGTCGACCTGACCCGCGTGACCAACCGCATCGCCGCCGTGACCTACGAACCACTGCCACCGATTCTCGCTGCCGCCCTGCTGTACATGCTGATCATCGGCGTGCTGCTCAAGGTGCAGGCCATCGCCGAGAAGAAAGCCAACCGCCTGGCCATGTGA
- a CDS encoding transporter substrate-binding domain-containing protein, translated as MKPSNTDSNPFGLLRKLALASCLVGASLSAHADLDDIKSKGVMTVATEDDYAPFNFIVDGKPEGFHKELLEDLKTYAKAQGFDVKPEILPWTGLLASVSSGQYDMAFTGALVTDDRLRVFNFAPPFASAQHFYVKRAGDDRLSDIASLCGKTVGLQAGSALLARLPELKKMMAAEGCEIGTVTEYPSYPEAYADLANGRLDYVINALISVNDLVKTRGDTFAKGIAVSGDGFAAWPVPKSSPELLEFLTGFMTEVRDSGRLAELQTKWFGEAFPAMPKEPITKVEQFHELAGM; from the coding sequence ATGAAGCCATCGAACACCGATTCCAACCCCTTCGGCCTGCTGCGCAAGCTGGCTCTGGCCAGTTGCCTGGTCGGCGCCTCGCTGAGCGCCCATGCCGACCTCGACGACATCAAGAGCAAGGGTGTGATGACCGTCGCCACCGAGGACGACTACGCGCCGTTCAACTTCATCGTCGACGGCAAGCCGGAGGGGTTCCACAAGGAGCTGCTGGAAGACCTGAAGACCTACGCCAAGGCGCAGGGCTTCGACGTCAAGCCGGAAATCCTGCCCTGGACGGGCCTGCTCGCCTCGGTCTCGTCTGGCCAGTACGACATGGCCTTCACCGGCGCCCTGGTCACCGACGACCGCCTGCGCGTGTTCAACTTCGCCCCGCCCTTCGCCTCGGCGCAGCATTTCTACGTCAAGCGCGCCGGTGACGACCGTCTCAGCGACATCGCCAGCCTGTGCGGCAAGACCGTCGGCCTGCAGGCCGGCAGCGCCCTGCTCGCACGCCTGCCGGAGCTGAAGAAGATGATGGCCGCCGAAGGCTGCGAGATCGGCACCGTGACCGAATACCCGTCCTACCCAGAGGCCTACGCCGACCTGGCCAACGGCCGTCTGGACTACGTGATCAACGCGCTGATTTCGGTCAACGACCTGGTCAAGACCCGCGGCGACACCTTCGCCAAGGGCATCGCCGTCTCCGGTGACGGCTTCGCCGCCTGGCCGGTGCCCAAGAGCAGTCCCGAGCTGCTGGAGTTCCTTACCGGTTTCATGACCGAGGTGCGTGACAGCGGTCGCCTGGCCGAGCTGCAGACCAAGTGGTTCGGCGAAGCCTTCCCAGCCATGCCCAAGGAGCCGATCACCAAGGTCGAGCAGTTCCACGAACTGGCCGGCATGTGA
- the pdxR gene encoding MocR-like pyridoxine biosynthesis transcription factor PdxR encodes MIDHFYHLDFDRQRGLQEQLRESLVSAILGGGFPADEPLPSCRKLSQQLSVSRNTVALVYESLLDNGYLISRPRSGYYLHPDYCGQTDAVLRMTPLRKPEPSDASSAATAPDWAARFRMQPSLKHGVLRPSNWSRFTYPFIYGQPISELFPLERWREVSRKNLSGERDQGWLGDRFDRDDEQLIEQLRTRVLPKRGIWARADEILVTLGSQNALYLLASLLMARGVRVGVENPGFRDAASIFDIHGAKVHLQDVDDQGLVVDRRLDDCQYLYVTPGHQVPTGVAMSAARREQLLRQIREHDQVLIEDDYDAEFNLDNHPLPALKASDSSGRVIYLSSLSKAFSPGLRIGYMVADAELIDELRALRRLMYRHPPLNNQRMLADFLAQGHYDAHLRRFREEHCRRRELLYQALRSDLSDCQPMGSPGASACWLAAPAGVDTQRLAWAAAQQSVLIEYGAQFFLGDGEAPRNFMRLGFHAIDAERIRPGVQKLGEVLRRL; translated from the coding sequence ATGATCGACCACTTTTACCACCTCGATTTCGACCGTCAGCGCGGCCTTCAGGAGCAGCTTCGCGAGTCGTTGGTGTCGGCCATCCTCGGTGGAGGTTTCCCGGCCGACGAGCCGCTGCCGTCGTGTCGCAAGCTGTCCCAGCAGTTGTCGGTGTCGCGCAATACCGTGGCGCTGGTGTACGAGAGCCTGCTCGACAACGGCTACCTGATCAGCCGCCCGCGCAGTGGCTACTACCTGCACCCCGATTACTGCGGGCAGACCGATGCCGTGCTGCGCATGACGCCGTTACGCAAGCCGGAACCATCGGATGCCAGCAGTGCCGCCACTGCCCCGGATTGGGCCGCGCGCTTTCGCATGCAGCCCAGTTTGAAGCACGGCGTATTGCGCCCGAGCAACTGGAGTCGCTTTACCTATCCGTTCATCTACGGCCAGCCGATCAGCGAGCTGTTCCCGCTGGAACGCTGGCGCGAGGTGTCGCGCAAGAACCTCAGCGGCGAGCGCGACCAGGGTTGGCTGGGTGACCGCTTCGACCGTGACGACGAGCAACTGATCGAGCAACTGCGCACCCGCGTGCTGCCCAAGCGCGGTATCTGGGCGCGGGCCGACGAGATTCTGGTGACCCTGGGCTCGCAGAACGCGTTGTACCTGCTGGCCAGCCTGCTGATGGCGCGCGGAGTGCGCGTTGGCGTGGAGAACCCGGGCTTTCGCGATGCAGCGAGCATCTTCGACATTCACGGCGCCAAGGTGCACCTGCAGGATGTAGACGATCAGGGGCTGGTGGTGGACCGCCGGCTGGATGACTGCCAGTACCTGTACGTGACGCCGGGGCACCAGGTGCCCACCGGCGTGGCGATGAGTGCGGCACGGCGCGAGCAACTGCTGAGGCAGATTCGCGAGCACGACCAGGTGCTGATCGAGGATGACTACGACGCTGAATTCAATCTCGACAACCACCCACTGCCAGCGCTCAAGGCCAGTGACAGCAGCGGCCGGGTGATCTACCTGAGCAGCCTGTCCAAGGCCTTCTCGCCGGGGCTGCGCATCGGCTACATGGTCGCCGACGCCGAGCTGATCGACGAGTTGCGCGCCTTACGCCGGCTGATGTACCGCCACCCGCCGTTGAACAACCAGCGCATGCTCGCCGACTTCCTTGCCCAGGGGCATTACGACGCGCACCTGCGGCGCTTTCGTGAGGAACATTGCCGCCGCCGCGAGCTGCTCTACCAGGCGCTGCGCAGCGACCTGAGCGATTGCCAGCCGATGGGCAGCCCGGGTGCCAGCGCCTGCTGGCTGGCGGCGCCTGCGGGGGTCGATACACAACGCCTGGCCTGGGCGGCGGCGCAGCAGAGCGTGCTGATCGAATACGGTGCGCAGTTCTTCCTTGGTGATGGCGAAGCGCCGAGGAATTTCATGCGCCTGGGCTTCCATGCCATCGATGCCGAACGCATTCGGCCGGGTGTGCAGAAGCTGGGTGAGGTGTTGAGGCGTTTGTAA